The Mastomys coucha isolate ucsf_1 unplaced genomic scaffold, UCSF_Mcou_1 pScaffold13, whole genome shotgun sequence genome has a window encoding:
- the Cdc23 gene encoding cell division cycle protein 23 homolog isoform X1: protein MAANSSVVSVAAAATAVPGVSTIADFSDLREIKKQLLLIAGLTRERGLLHSSKWSAELAFSLPALPLSELQPPPPLTEEDAQDVDAYTLAKAYFDVKEYDRAAHFLHGCNSKKAYFLYMYSRYLSGEKKKDDETVDSLGPLEKGQVKNEALRELRVELSRKHQARGLDGFGLYLYGVVLRKLDLVKEAIDVFVEATHVLPLHWGAWLELCNLITDKEMLKFLSLPDTWMKEFFLAHIYTELQLIEEALQKYQHLIDVGFAKSSYIVSQIAVAYHNIRDIDKALSIFNELRKQDPYRIENMDTFSNLLYVRSMKSELSYLAHNLCEIDKYRVETCCVIGNYYSLRSQHEKAALYFQRALKLNPRYLGAWTLMGHEYMEMKNTSAAIQAYRHAIEVNKRDYRAWYGLGQTYEILKMPFYCLYYYRRAHQLRPNDSRMLVALGECYEKLNQLVEAKKCYWRAYAVGDVEKMALVKLAKLHEQLTESEQAAQCYIKYIQDIYSCGETVEHLEESTAFRYLAQYYFKCKLWDEASTCAQKCCAFNDTREEGKALLRQILQLRNQGETPTSDTPGTFFLPASLSANNTPTRRVSPLNLSSVTP, encoded by the exons ATGGCTGCGAATTCCTCGGTAGTCTCGGTGGCAGCGGCCGCCACGGCGGTGCCGGGAGTGTCCACTATCGCAGATTTCTCAGACTTGCGGGAAATTAAAAAGCAGCTACTGCTCATCGCGGGCCTCACTCGGGAGAGGGGCCTGCTGCACAGCAGCAAATG GTCCGCGGAGTTAGCCTTCTCTCTGCCGGCCTTGCCTTTGTCCGAGCTGCAGCCGCCACCGCCTCTTACAGAG GAGGACGCACAGGACGTGGATGCTTACACCCTGGCCAAGGCCTACTTTGATGTGAAAGAGTATGACCGGGCAGCACATTTCCTTCATGGCTGCAATAGCAAGAAAGCCTATTTCCTGTACATGTATTCCAGATACCTG tctggagagaagaagaaggatgacGAAACAGTTGATAGCctag GACCCCTAGAAAAAGGACAAGTCAAAAATGAGGCTCTCAGAGAACTGAGAGTGGAACTCAGCAGGAAGCACCAAGCTCGGGGACTTGATGGGTTCGGCCTTTACCT GTATGGGGTGGTGCTTCGGAAGCTGGACTTAGTGAAAGAGGCCATTGATGTGTTTGTGGAGGCTACTCATGTTTTGCCTTTGCATTGGGGAGCCTGGCTGGAGCTGTGTAACCTGATCACAGACAAAGAGATG CTGAAGTTCCTGTCTTTGCCGGACACCTGGATGAAAGAGTTCTTCTTGGCTCATATATACACAGAATTGCAGCTGATAGAGGAGGCCCTGCAGAAGTATCAGCATCTCATTGATGTGGGCTTTGCCAAGAGCTCATACATTGTTTCCCAAATTGCAGTTGCTTATCACAATATCAGAG ATATCGACAAAGCCCTTTCTATTTTCAATGAGCTGAGGAAACAAGATCCTTACAGGATTGAAAACATGGACACATTCTCCAATCTCCTCTATGTCAGG AGCATGAAGTCTGAATTGAGTTACTTGGCGCATAACCTCTGTGAAATTGATAAATACCGAGTAGAAACATGCTGCGTAATTG gcAATTATTACAGCTTACGCTCCCAGCATGAGAAAGCAGCTTTATATTTCCAGAGAGCCCTAAAGTTGAATCCTAGGTACCTTGGGGCCTGGACACTGATGGGGCATGAATACATGGAAATGAAAAACACGTCTGCAGCTATTCAGGCTTACCG ACATGCCATTGAGGTCAACAAGAGAGACTACAGAGCTTGGTATGGCCTTGGGCAGACCTATGAAATCCTTAAAATGCCattttattgcctttattattaTAGACGGGCCCACCAGCTTCG TCCCAATGATTCTCGCATGCTGGTTGCCTTAGGAGAATGTTATGAGAAACTCAATCAACTAGTGGAAGCCAAAAAG TGTTACTGGAGAGCGTATGCTGTGGGAGACGTGGAGAAAATGGCTCTGGTAAAGCTGGCCAA GCTCCATGAACAGCTGACTGAGTCAGAGCAGGCTGCCCAGTGTTACATCAAATACATCCAAGATATCTATTCCTGTGGG GAAACGGTAGAGCACTTGGAGGAGAGCACGGCCTTCCGCTACCTGGCCCAGTACTATTTTAAGTGCAAACTGTGGGATGAAGCTTCAACTTGTGCCCAAAAATGTTGTGCATTCAATGAT ACCCGGGAAGAAGGTAAGGCCTTGCTCCGCCAGATTCTCCAGCTGAGGAACCAAGGGGAGACACCCACATCTGACACGCCTGGTACCTTTTTCCTCCCTGCCTCACTGTCTGCAAACAACACTCCCACACGCAGAGTTTCTCCACTCAacctgtcttcagtcacaccataG
- the Cdc23 gene encoding cell division cycle protein 23 homolog isoform X2 yields MAANSSVVSVAAAATAVPGVSTIADFSDLREIKKQLLLIAGLTRERGLLHSSKWSAELAFSLPALPLSELQPPPPLTEEDAQDVDAYTLAKAYFDVKEYDRAAHFLHGCNSKKAYFLYMYSRYLSGEKKKDDETVDSLGPLEKGQVKNEALRELRVELSRKHQARGLDGFGLYLYGVVLRKLDLVKEAIDVFVEATHVLPLHWGAWLELCNLITDKEMLKFLSLPDTWMKEFFLAHIYTELQLIEEALQKYQHLIDVGFAKSSYIVSQIAVAYHNIRDIDKALSIFNELRKQDPYRIENMDTFSNLLYVRSMKSELSYLAHNLCEIDKYRVETCCVIGNYYSLRSQHEKAALYFQRALKLNPRYLGAWTLMGHEYMEMKNTSAAIQAYRHAIEVNKRDYRAWYGLGQTYEILKMPFYCLYYYRRAHQLRPNDSRMLVALGECYEKLNQLVEAKKCYWRAYAVGDVEKMALVKLAKLHEQLTESEQAAQCYIKYIQDIYSCGETVEHLEESTAFRYLAQYYFKCKLWDEASTCAQKCCAFNDTREEGKALLRQILQLRNQGETPTSDTPVQL; encoded by the exons ATGGCTGCGAATTCCTCGGTAGTCTCGGTGGCAGCGGCCGCCACGGCGGTGCCGGGAGTGTCCACTATCGCAGATTTCTCAGACTTGCGGGAAATTAAAAAGCAGCTACTGCTCATCGCGGGCCTCACTCGGGAGAGGGGCCTGCTGCACAGCAGCAAATG GTCCGCGGAGTTAGCCTTCTCTCTGCCGGCCTTGCCTTTGTCCGAGCTGCAGCCGCCACCGCCTCTTACAGAG GAGGACGCACAGGACGTGGATGCTTACACCCTGGCCAAGGCCTACTTTGATGTGAAAGAGTATGACCGGGCAGCACATTTCCTTCATGGCTGCAATAGCAAGAAAGCCTATTTCCTGTACATGTATTCCAGATACCTG tctggagagaagaagaaggatgacGAAACAGTTGATAGCctag GACCCCTAGAAAAAGGACAAGTCAAAAATGAGGCTCTCAGAGAACTGAGAGTGGAACTCAGCAGGAAGCACCAAGCTCGGGGACTTGATGGGTTCGGCCTTTACCT GTATGGGGTGGTGCTTCGGAAGCTGGACTTAGTGAAAGAGGCCATTGATGTGTTTGTGGAGGCTACTCATGTTTTGCCTTTGCATTGGGGAGCCTGGCTGGAGCTGTGTAACCTGATCACAGACAAAGAGATG CTGAAGTTCCTGTCTTTGCCGGACACCTGGATGAAAGAGTTCTTCTTGGCTCATATATACACAGAATTGCAGCTGATAGAGGAGGCCCTGCAGAAGTATCAGCATCTCATTGATGTGGGCTTTGCCAAGAGCTCATACATTGTTTCCCAAATTGCAGTTGCTTATCACAATATCAGAG ATATCGACAAAGCCCTTTCTATTTTCAATGAGCTGAGGAAACAAGATCCTTACAGGATTGAAAACATGGACACATTCTCCAATCTCCTCTATGTCAGG AGCATGAAGTCTGAATTGAGTTACTTGGCGCATAACCTCTGTGAAATTGATAAATACCGAGTAGAAACATGCTGCGTAATTG gcAATTATTACAGCTTACGCTCCCAGCATGAGAAAGCAGCTTTATATTTCCAGAGAGCCCTAAAGTTGAATCCTAGGTACCTTGGGGCCTGGACACTGATGGGGCATGAATACATGGAAATGAAAAACACGTCTGCAGCTATTCAGGCTTACCG ACATGCCATTGAGGTCAACAAGAGAGACTACAGAGCTTGGTATGGCCTTGGGCAGACCTATGAAATCCTTAAAATGCCattttattgcctttattattaTAGACGGGCCCACCAGCTTCG TCCCAATGATTCTCGCATGCTGGTTGCCTTAGGAGAATGTTATGAGAAACTCAATCAACTAGTGGAAGCCAAAAAG TGTTACTGGAGAGCGTATGCTGTGGGAGACGTGGAGAAAATGGCTCTGGTAAAGCTGGCCAA GCTCCATGAACAGCTGACTGAGTCAGAGCAGGCTGCCCAGTGTTACATCAAATACATCCAAGATATCTATTCCTGTGGG GAAACGGTAGAGCACTTGGAGGAGAGCACGGCCTTCCGCTACCTGGCCCAGTACTATTTTAAGTGCAAACTGTGGGATGAAGCTTCAACTTGTGCCCAAAAATGTTGTGCATTCAATGAT ACCCGGGAAGAAGGTAAGGCCTTGCTCCGCCAGATTCTCCAGCTGAGGAACCAAGGGGAGACACCCACATCTGACACGCCTG TTCAGCTTTAA